In the genome of Triticum urartu cultivar G1812 chromosome 5, Tu2.1, whole genome shotgun sequence, one region contains:
- the LOC125511613 gene encoding deSI-like protein At4g17486, with protein MRMRVLPAFTFSTAPPPPPSDPPPSAAPAPPPPATYAVYLNIYDISPINNYLYWFGLGIFHSAVQVHGMEFGYGAHEYATSGVFQVEPKSCPGFIFRRSVCMGTTNMSRAEVRAFLEDLAEDYHGDTYHLIVKNCNHFTADVCKRLTGKPTPGWVNRLARLGSVCNCVLPENIKVSAVRDETAHLEFSDDDLESDTSIIDSDIGDLDHLLTTPNSDVVPPKDKTLTPERDSL; from the exons ATGCGCATGCGGGTGCTGCCGGCCTTCACCTTCagcaccgccccgccgccgcctccatcggATCCTCCTCCTTCGGCTGCTCCGGCACCGCCGCCTCCTGCTACCTACGCGGTCTACCTCAACATCTACGACATCTCCCCCATCAACAACTACCTCTACTGGTTCGGCCTCGGCATCTTCCACTCCGCCGTACAAG TGCATGGTATGGAGTTTGGGTACGGAGCCCATGAATACGCGACCAGCGGagtgttccaagtagaaccgaaAAGCTGTCCTGGTTTTATCTTCAGGCGCTCCGTGTGTATGGGTACCACCAATATGTCCCGGGCTGAAGTTCGCGCTTTCCTAGAGGATCTTGCAGAGGATTATCATGGGGACACCTATCACTTGATTGTCAAGAACTGTAACCATTTCACAGCTGACGTCTGTAAGCGTTTGACCGGAAAGCCAACTCCTGGATGGGTGAATCGACTTGCCAGATTAG GTTCCGTCTGCAACTGTGTTCTGCCTGAAAACATCAAGGTTTCAGCGGTCAGAGATGAAACTGCACACCTTGAATTTTCCG ATGATGATTTGGAGTCGGACACATCGATCATTGACAGCGACATCGGTGATCTAGATCACCTCCTCACAACACCAAATAGCGATGTCGTACCCCCGAAAGACAAGACGTTAACTCCTGAAAGGGATAGCTTGTAA
- the LOC125511614 gene encoding plasma membrane ATPase 1-like: MDSKEEHPPAAEANGLSDLNKETVDLEHIPVEEVFEHLRCTKEGLTTESAQQRVEIFGYNKLEEKNESKILKFLGFMWNPLSWVMEAAAIMAIALAHGGKDLRGNSMGIDFHDFVGIVILLVVNSTISFVEENNAGNAAAALMARLAPKAKALRDGTWNELDASLLVPGDIISIKLGDIIPADARLLQGDPLKIDQSALTGESLPVTKHPGGGVYSGSTCKQGEIEAVVIATGIHTFFGKAAHLVESTTHVGHFQKVLTSIGNFCICSIAIGMTIELIVMAAVQHRPYRQTVDNLLVLLIGGIPIAMPTVLSVTMAIGSHKLAQQGAITKRMTAIEEMAGMDVLCSDKTGTLTLNKLTVDNNIIEVFTRGYEKSDVVLMAARASRLENQDAIDFAIVAMLPDPKEARAGIEEVHFLPFNPTDKRTALTYLDAKGKMHRVSKGAPEQILNLAANKSEIERKVHQVIDNFAERGLRSLAVAYQEVPEGTKESAGGPWQFIGLLPLFDPPRHDSAETIRRALDLGVSVKMITGDQLAIGKETGRRLGMGTNMYPSSSLLGDKIDSDIAVLSVDELIEQADGFAGVFPEHKYEIVKRLQARKHICGMTGDGVNDAPALKVADIGIAVADATDAARGASDIVLTEPGLSVIISAVLTSRAIFQRMKNYTIYAVSITIRIVLGFLLLACLWKFDFPPMMVLLIAILNDGTIMTISKDKVKPSPCPDSWKLAEIFATGVVLGAYLAVTTVLFFWAAYKTDFFPRHFRVRTLNVNSIGHDMESIAKNTEMLASAVYLQVSTISQALIFVTRSRGWSFTERPGFLLMFAFVLAQLIASLLSALVDWKLASIRGIGWGWTGVIWLYNILIYMLLDPIKFAVRYGLSGRAWNLVTDNKVAFSNQKNFGKEASQAAWAHEQRTLHGLESAGREKAASMELGHMAEETKRRAEITRLRAVHTLKGKVENAAMLKGIDLDDINNQHYTV, translated from the exons ATGGACTCCAAGGAGGAGCACCCGCCCGCCGCCGAAGCCAATGGCCTCTCCGACCTCAACAAGGAGACCGTCGATCTG GAGCACATCCCCGTTGAGGAGGTTTTCGAGCACCTCAGGTGCACCAAGGAGGGCCTCACCACCGAGAGCGCCCAGCAGAGGGTCGAAATCTTCGGATACAACAAGCTCGAAGAGAAAAAT GAGAGCAAGATCCTCAAGTTCCTGGGCTTCATGTGGAACCCGCTCTCCTGGGTCATGGAGGCCGCCGCCATCATGGCGATCGCCCTCGCGCACGGTGGAAAGGACCTCAGGGGAAAC TCGATGGGTATAGACTTCCACGATTTCGTCGGAATCGTCATTCTCTTGGTCGTCAACTCCACCATCAGCTTCGTAGAGGAAAACAACGCCGGCAATGCCGCTGCTGCGCTCATGGCCCGCCTCGCACCAAAGGCTAAG GCTCTGCGTGATGGCACCTGGAATGAATTAGACGCATCGTTGTTGGTTCCGGGTGATATAATCAGTATTAAGCTTGGAGACATCATTCCTGCTGATGCGCGTCTACTACAGGGCGATCCTCTCAAAATTGATCAG TCTGCACTGACAGGAGAATCACTACCCGTAACCAAGCATCCTGGAGGTGGAGTTTACTCTGGTTCCACTTGTAAGCAGGGTGAAATAGAAGCAGTTGTTATTGCCACTGGGATCCATACTTTCTTTGGAAAAGCTGCTCACCTCGTTGAGTCAACCACCCATGTCGGCCACTTTCAGAAG GTTCTCACATCGATCGGAAACTTCTGCATTTGCTCCATTGCAATTGGGATGACTATCGAGTTAATCGTCATGGCGGCTGTTCAACACAGACCGTACCGCCAGACAGTTGATAACCTTCTGGTGCTTCTGATTGGAGGGATTCCAATTGCGATGCCCACGGTTCTGTCTGTAACTATGGCTATTGGATCACATAAGCTTGCACAACAG GGTGCTATTACCAAGAGAATGACTGCAATTGAAGAGATGGCCGGAATGGACGTGCTTTGCAGTGACAAAACAGGAACATTGACACTCAACAAACTGACTGTAGACAACAATATAATTGAG GTTTTTACTAGAGGTTACGAAAAGAGTGATGTCGTGTTGATGGCCGCAAGGGCCTCGAGACTGGAGAATCAGGATGCTATTGATTTCGCTATTGTTGCCATGCTTCCAGACCCAAAAGAG GCACGTGCTGGCATCGAAGAAGTCCATTTCCTTCCATTTAACCCAACGGACAAGCGGACAGCTCTCACGTACTTGGATGCTAAGGGTAAAATGCACAGGGTTAGCAAAGGTGCTCCTGAACAG ATTCTGAACCTGGCAGCAAATAAATCTGAGATCGAAAGGAAGGTCCATCAAGTAATTGACAATTTTGCTGAGAGGGGGCTGCGGTCGCTTGCTGTTGCATACCAG GAAGTTCCTGAAGGTACCAAGGAAAGTGCTGGTGGACCCTGGCAATTTATTGGTCTTCTCCCACTCTTTGATCCTCCCCGCCATGATAGTGCTGAAACCATACGCCGAGCTCTAGACCTTGGAGTCAGTGTGAAAATGATTACAG GTGATCAGTTGGCTATTGGTAAGGAAACTGGGCGGAGGCTAGGAATGGGCACCAACATGTATCCATCATCATCATTGCTTGGTGACAAAATAGATAGTGATATCGCGGTCCTATCAGTGGACGAACTGATTGAGCAGGCAGATGGTTTTGCTGGAGTTTTCCCTG AGCACAAATATGAAATTGTCAAGAGGCTCCAAGCCAGAAAGCACATATGCGGGATGACAGGAGATGGAGTTAATGATGCACCTGCTCTGAAGGTAGCGGACATTGGGATTGCGGTGGCTGATGCAACTGATGCTGCTCGCGGGGCCTCTGATATTGTTCTGACAGAGCCTGGGTTGAGTGTGATCATCAGTGCTGTTTTAACAAGTCGCGCCATTTTTCAGCGGATGAAAAATTATACA ATATATGCTGTATCTATAACCATCCGTATTGTG CTTGGTTTTTTGCTCTTGGCGTGCCTTTGGAAGTTTGACTTCCCTCCAATGATGGTTCTTCTGATAGCCATCCTTAATGATG GAACCATTATGACCATATCCAAAGATAAGGTGAAGCCGTCTCCatgtccagacagttggaagctAGCAGAGATCTTCGCAACAGGAGTGGTACTGGGGGCTTACTTGGCCGTAACAACCGTTCTGTTCTTTTGGGCGGCTTATAAGACAGACTTTTTTCCG AGACACTTCCGTGTCCGCACGTTGAATGTAAACAGTATCGGTCACGACATGGAGTCGATCGCCAAGAATACAGAGATGCTGGCCTCGGCCGTGTACCTCCAAGTGAGCACCATCAGCCAGGCCCTGATATTCGTGACGCGGTCGAGAGGCTGGTCCTTCACAGAGCGGCCTGGCTTCCTGCTTATGTTTGCGTTCGTCTTGGCTCAGCTG ATTGCGTCCTTGCTGTCTGCATTGGTGGACTGGAAGCTGGCCAGCATCAGAGGCATCGGGTGGGGCTGGACGGGCGTCATCTGGCTGTACAACATCCTCATCTACATGCTCCTGGACCCAATAAAGTTTGCCGTGCGGTACGGTCTCAGCGGGAGGGCCTGGAACCTCGTCACCGACAACAAG GTGGCGTTTTCGAACCAGAAGAACTTTGGGAAGGAGGCGTCGCAGGCGGCGTGGGCGCACGAGCAGCGCACGCTGCACGGGCTGGAGTCGGCGGGGCGGGAGAAGGCGGCGTCCATGGAGCTGGGCCACATGgcggaggagaccaagcggcgcGCGGAGATCACGAGGCTGAGGGCGGTGCACACTCTCAAGGGGAAGGTGGAGAACGCCGCCATGCTCAAGGGCATCGACCTGGACGACATCAACAACCAGCATTACACCGTGTGA